agctacagcagcagaagaccacaccggctgccactcctctcagctaagaacaggaaactgaggctacaattcacacagtcaccaaaactggacaagagaagactggaaaaacgttgcctggtctcGATTTCTGCTGCAACATTTGGATGTTAGGGTCAGAATTTGGTGGATCTATCCTGAGCCtgcggttcaggctggtggtggtggtgtaatggtggGGGGATATTTCctgggcccattagtaccaactgagcatcgtgtcaataccacagcctacctgagtattgtagctgaccatgtccatccctttaggaccacagtgtaccatcttGATTCCATTTATATTATGAAACAACTGCACACTATTCATTTATACTATATTAGTATAACCAAGTGTTTATTATCTTGTACCCACTATGTTTACAGTACACTTATTCAATTTTctattttactgtatttttttatttttcatactaATTTATCTTTATCGTTTATTTATTCTGAGTTCATGTTGCCCTGAACATGTATctgactttgagctgctgtaacACCGAAAAACACTTATCTTATCACTTATCTGATctcatcttatcttattttctgatggctacttccagcaggataacaagACGTGTCATAAAGCACGAATCATCTCGGACTGGATTCCTGAACACAGAAATGAGTTCAGTgtactcaaatggcctccacagtcaacAGATCTCAGTCCAATAGAGCCCCTTTGGGATggatcatggatgtgcagccgacaaatctgcagcaactgcttgACGCTATCATGTccatatggaccaaactctctgaggaatgttgaatctatgccacgAAGGAATAAGccagttctgaaggcaaaagggggtccaacccggtactagcaaggtgcagctaataaagtggccggtgagttagtgtgtgtgtgtgtgtgtatatatatatatatatatatatatatatatatatatatatatattactttttttcatttgaccATTGAATTATTTTCACTTAAGACATCTATCACAAGTGGTGCAGACATACTCGCATCCTTAATTTTATAAATCCAAATATATGCATGGATATGTACACAGAGGGAAGAAAACATCTaattctaaataaaataaaaaacattattcAAAATTCCTGCAAGCGCCCTGGAATAAACTTTTCTTCATTGATGTGCCATAAAACACCATCTGTTCTTCATGTCCTACAGCTGATAACGTACCAACAATTATCATTTCTCATGTCTTTATTGAACAAACCCGTTAAACGTTCGCAGGCCGCTGGAAAGATTTTATTGAAGCCAGAGACTAGTAACTTTACGAAAAGCCAACTGAAGTCAGTAATTTGCACACCTGGAGTCCGGTTGATAACACGGAGACGGTTTGGTGCTGCAGCCGCTCTTCCTCGAAATGACAGGATGTCTCCGAAGACGCATCACGCAAACCTCAGAGAGGTAATGAAGAACACGTGAGAGACGGCTGAAAGCTGCTAAGCTGCTCGGAGCTCGGGGGGGGGATACCAAGGCCTTCCCGAGCCAGTGAAGATGTAATCTCTCCGGCGTGTCCTGGGTCGGTCCCGGGATCTCCTCCAGGTTGGACGTGCCCAAGACATCACAACCAGATAATGGAACAATTCCACTAGCTCTTCTAAACTTGGAGTAGAGGAGGTGATGCTCTGAGTCTCTCCTGAGTGGTGGAACTTCTCACCCTCGTCTTTAGAAATTTGTGACCATAAGTGGGTCATTGAGCGATCAGAGAACAGTCTGATCTTTTACCTCAGCTTTCTCTCGCCAAAAGATTCTGGTAAACTTGAATTAATTTTTCCCTGGATGATGGCGAGTGGTCCCGAGTAGTGATGCTCGCTCCACCGAGCTTCACCATTGGAACGATGTTTTGATGTCGGTAAGCTGCTTCCTTTTTGCATTTTACAGTGTTTTTCTGAAACAATTCACCTTTAGTTTCATTagtcaaaatatattttatatatatatatatatatatatattaggcaAATATCTTCCTAGTAGACTGCAGATTCCCGAGCTGCACTTTGGGAAACTTCTAATGCagcacttgttttttttcttgttgtgtATGTTTGTTCTCTTCATTTTCTGTGCATATTTGATATGTTTTGGTGTTTTCAGATGTAGCAACACACTTCTGTGCCTGTTGTGCATTGAAACATATAAACGTATGCGTTCCTTTACTACCATGTTGTGATTTGACTGAAGCTTGTGTgtcattcaaatgtcaaaaaaaCAGCTTTTGCAAAGTCAGTTTTGAACCCACAAGACactcaaataaaagacaaccaAGTATTCAGCATTTTTCAGTGGTTATGCACTTTTATTCATAGTTTTAGGTCCCACCGTGGGTCCCATGGTAGTTAATACCAGGATCAGCTCATAATCCCTGAGAAGCCAGTATTACAAATGAACCGCCCGAACCCTCCAGATACCGGAGAATAATCGCAAGCGGTCATTCAGCACACTTAAAAGCAGTACAAAATCATGGCCAGGTCATTAAAAGTGGGCGTAAACCACAATGGGAATATTACATTCTAAGCATAAACAATCACTAGTTATTAAAACAAAGGGGCGGTATACAATACCGCAATCAAGATGCATCGGGTCACCCAATATGGGTGAGAGACGACACGGAGCAAACGGACACCGTGTGAAAGAACCGACGCTGCGCTCACCTCGCAGGGCCCGGCGGTAACCAGGCGCTGTTGTGTGTCAACAAGGAACAGTCGCGTCGGCCGTAACAGAAACTGATCCGTCTTTTGTGCAAACTCTAGTAGACTGCAGCTCggattactttttttgggtGTCGCCAATTCCGGCTGAAAGCCCGGCGATTCTGCGCCGCTGGACCGTGAGAGGTGAGCGCCGCGCATCGGCTCGTTTGAAACACAGCTGTGCAATTTTCAAACAAACAATGACAAAAGAAGACTTTTCAAAAAGCAATTGGAAGCTGATTTGAACCCCCGAAACAAAATCTCCTCTGACTCAATACTTTGCCCTGATTGTAACTAATGCAAGGACTGGTATTAAATACGTGTACGTGAAAGGAGGGGGAGATTTTGAGGGGTTGTTTTGTGGTTGATGATGGTTTGGAGACGAATCTGAAGTATCGAGGACGTAAACTCGGTCAATTAaccataaaatatataaaaagggaAAGTGCTTTGTCCTGATATACCTCAGATTACGTCTCCAAAGGATGCATCTGGAAATGTGCCAGCTCAGAGGAATAACACTGTTCgcttaaaaatacaataacatcTTCATATTAGAACATTTTTCCGGAGTCATCTGAGTTAGAAGAACTTAACGCAAATGGCTGGAAGAGAAAATTATGCGATAAAAGCGCCAAAGCCAACCCGAGACCGGGGTGGCTTTGCATTCGTAAAAGCTGTTAGTTCGTGTAAAGCTGGCGAAAAAGGCTTGAATATATGTCGATACATTCTATGAGAATTGCAGATACATTTACAAGCAACATATACATCACAAAGCTCAACTGATTGCCTGCAAAGCTTTTAGACGGTGAAAAGCAAAGCCTCCTGCCGCAGAGCCGGGCAGGAAGGGGAAAGTCCCGAGGCGGGCCGCACAGCAGCccagtaaaaccattaaaaagacAGCGCGCCGCCGCGCAAGAACGCAGCGGCCACGCGGCCTCATACCAAAACACTGGTCCCCGCGAGCCTTTCAGATACCGAGGCACGGCGGGGACGAGGATGAGAGAGGAGCGGTCGCCCTAGAAGGCAACCTGGGGCGGACACCACGGCGTGTCTGGATACAGCAGACACTGCACCGACTTGAACCTGCAAGACACAGACGACAGAGTCATGGAGACGTGTCCCGGGGTGCGTCAATCCTCAGGGTGGAAGAAAGGAGGAGAAACGCTGCTCACCTCGATGGGTCCTCCTCCACAGAAAAAGCCCCTTTCAAATTGATGATATTGCTCTTGTTTTCGAACATCCCATAACTGAGGGTGATCTGGAAGAGGAAGCAGGAAGACTGGTGAGATCTGTGGACTCGTGGGTTctgggtagggctgggcgatatatcgagattttaatatataacgatatattttcaaacgcaatatggtacgagacaatatttatttaaaaaaaaaaaaaaaaaaaatgttatgattttgatatagcttattttgtgacaaattgacttgaatgttttatttgagatttgcacaaatgttttgttatttgcacaactgtcaacctcagtggaaaagtctgcctgtttctgtctacattgtattaattgcacagtgtattttaatttaattgttatgcaggaaagggatatttgttttattttattcaagaagcttttttattctatatatgcaggcagtttatttttatttcatttgttttatacattttgatattgtgcagacctctgttaataaaggtacctgtgtgacatttggcacgaggctttgtattaaaactgactgtttttttaagggtttgcctcagaaaaaaatgaagctaacagagatgctatgctataatgctttgggggaaaccccaattatggaacagaaaaaatatcaatatatatcgagtatcgccatttagctagaaaatatcgagatatgacttgtgctccatatcgcccagccctagttctggGTGTGTCGTGTATGGAGAACGGTGCCCTCACCTGCTTGTGGATCTCAGACCGGGACACCTGCTGCAGGTTCTCCAGGTGGGAGTGGAACAGGTTACTTCGGGTCAGCGGGACCCCCAGGACCGACTCGATGATGTAGCCGATGGTGCAGTCGTCAGGCAGGCGGATCTTTTCCGCCGTATTCATGAAGTGGCCGCCACTGAGAGGAAGCGAAGGTGGACACGCGGTCAGTGTGAGCAGCTTCCTGCCTTTCTGACAACATCCCCCAGAATCCTTCACTTCTCCCATCCCTCACGTCGGTGCAAATGTGTAAGTAATAACAAAATGCTACCTGGCCCACGGGCTCATCTTCAGGGCCAGACCCCGGCTCACGCAGAAACCGGCTCCCCCCGTGGCGAACCAGAAGTTGACGGGTTTCTGAAAGAGGAGGAAGTGAATGAGGCTCACATTCATTCAGCATCACCTGACACTGTGGCGACATGAAACTAAACGCTTCAACGTACCATCTTGTTGTCGCCCAGCCTCTCCGTGGCCTCTATGGGCCGGTCCAGACTGGGTTTGCCGATGTATTTGTCCTGGGTGTGCGGGTACTGAGACAGGTGCTTCACCAGGGTCCGAACATTCACGTAGTTGTCGTCGTCCACGTGACAGAACCACCTACGAGGCGGAGAAGGAAAAGAACCGTGAGCTGCACTGATATTTGGACTTTGAATGCACCAATCTGCATTTTTTACTAAGTACTAATAACGCTTACTTTTTCCCCGACTCTATGAACTTGTCGTACTCCACCGCCATCTTGCAGGACAGAGCTTGCCTGCTGTGAGCTGCGGAGCAGTTGGTGTTGATCACATGACTCCCTGCGGcagcaaataaatacaaaagagTTAGGTTTTGTGTGCTTTAATATCATCTCTGAGAGGCAAAAGAGCTCAAAGAGGAATTTGTATGACTTCTACAATGACCAATGACCCCATTCTAATCACAGGAAGCACATCTCTGTCCCCAGCATTCAAGAGTCCTCATAAAACTTACCGATCTTCTTTTTAAGCTCCTCGTCTTCTCCGTCCGTGAAGATGTACGTCTGTGGACAACAAGGGACATCACATGTTAGAGGGCTTGGTCGGCGACCCGGATAAATCAAAGCCGACCGTGTGAAGCGGTCACACCATCACCTCCGACAGAGTCCCCCTTCCTCGCATCCAGCTGCTGTGATTAGCGCCAATCGATGCTGCTTTTACGCAGCGGAAGACACAGCGAGTTAAACAGCCCCCTGTGCTAATAAAGGCCCTTTGTCCCGCATTTTAGCCTCTCCATGGCAACGATGCAGCCGCCCCAAAGCATCCCAGACAAACAACAAAGACGGAGGCAGACTGTCCGCCTCCCACGCACACCCCATTCATGCAGCACGTCCCCTGGCCGGGGCCCGGCCCTCCGCGGGGACCTGCGGCCGCGCCGCACCGTGTTTACTCTGCTAAATCAGTGGCATAAAAATGTTATAGTCAACAAGAGTTGCAGCCGGAGCCTCTTTTGTCCTCGCTGCTGCGTGAGCGACAGACTCGTAAAGTCAGAGGAATTAAACCACAAGACTGCAGACGCTCGCTGAATGCTGGCAATTAGTCATCAAGAAAAAGAACGAGTGGACAAAAGGGCAGCGAGTCACTTTAAAAGGATTGAGGGGAGATTACGCTTCCCTTTATGATAGCCGACACCGCAGCAGGTGCGAGCGGCTGAAAAAGTGATGATGACAAGGCTGCAGGCCGCGTAACCGCCGGTGGCGTGTTTACTCTGCAGCTCAGGTGAGGCAGCACCTGCTCAGCGGCACGCCGGCCTTATCTGCGCCACGTGTCCCGACACGGCGCTCGCTCGGTGGCCGCTGAATTACAGGACACGTCAAACATCGCCGGTTTTCTTTGGGGACAACTTGAACAAAGTGTGAGCAGATGTTTCGTGGCGCTGGATTTGTTTGGGGAAGGGTGGCGGCTCCACTGGTGACGGGATCAGAGGCTGGCGCTGTTTGCTCTGGGGTTGGCTGAATGGACGGCCTAATCACCGAGACAGCTGCCGGGGCTGCCAGGGTACTGACagaaagggaagggggggggggggggaggaatCTCGCTGCTGATTAGTCAATCGAAAACCGTGTGTGGCCATTCACCCCCCCCTTCACCTCCTGtcctgccccccca
This window of the Cololabis saira isolate AMF1-May2022 chromosome 21, fColSai1.1, whole genome shotgun sequence genome carries:
- the lfng gene encoding beta-1,3-N-acetylglucosaminyltransferase lunatic fringe, which produces MLKNNAKKTAVVAGGSACVCVLLLLVAVQHHRGQLEQEPGAPAERDAPDRKGFSAYFTKLTRGRREVEKPAGSSAAAAAEPPPAEDISAEDIFIAVKTTKKFHQSRLNLLLDTWISRNMKQTYIFTDGEDEELKKKIGSHVINTNCSAAHSRQALSCKMAVEYDKFIESGKKWFCHVDDDNYVNVRTLVKHLSQYPHTQDKYIGKPSLDRPIEATERLGDNKMKPVNFWFATGGAGFCVSRGLALKMSPWASGGHFMNTAEKIRLPDDCTIGYIIESVLGVPLTRSNLFHSHLENLQQVSRSEIHKQITLSYGMFENKSNIINLKGAFSVEEDPSRFKSVQCLLYPDTPWCPPQVAF